In Triticum aestivum cultivar Chinese Spring chromosome 5B, IWGSC CS RefSeq v2.1, whole genome shotgun sequence, the following proteins share a genomic window:
- the LOC123115868 gene encoding eukaryotic translation initiation factor 5A-4, with protein MSDSEEHQFESKADAGASKTYPQQAGTIRKNGYIVIKNRPCKVVEVSTSKTGKHGHAKCHFVAIDIFTGKKLEDIVPSSHNCDVPHVNRTEYQLIDISEDGFVSLLTDNGNTKDDLKLPTDETLLGQIKDGFAEGKDLVVSVMSAMGEEQINALKDIGPK; from the exons ATGTCGGACAGCGAAGAGCACCAGTTCGAGTCGAAGGCAGACGCCGGCGCTTCCAAGACCTACCCGCAGCAGGCCGGCACCATTCGCAAGAACGGCTACATCGTCATCAAGAACCGCCCCTGCAAG GTTGTGGAGGTTTCAACATCTAAAACCGGGAAGCATGGTCATGCCAAGTGCCACTTTGTTGCTATTGACATCTTCACCGGCAAGAAACTTGAAGATATTGTGCCATCTTCTCACAACTGTGAT GTTCCTCATGTGAATCGCACAGAATACCAGCTCATTGATATATCTGAGGATGGATTT GTGAGTCTGCTCACTGATAATGGTAACACCAAAGATGACCTCAAGCTCCCGACTGATGAAACCCTCCTTGGCCAG ATCAAGGATGGGTTTGCTGAAGGGAAGGACCTGGTGGTGTCTGTCATGTCCGCCATGGGAGAGGAGCAGATTAATGCGCTCAAGGACATTGGCCCCAAGTAG